CCCGCCACGTTGAAGAGGTCTGGTCCCCTGCCGGCCAGCCGTCTCCCGGGGGTCACCCATACCGCTGCGCCGGCGCGGCCCCCGCCCAGCGGCAGCGCCAGGAACAGAAATGAAAAGATCCCGCGCTTGGCGGGATTTTCTCTTTTGTGGTGCGGATGCCCAGACTTGAACTGGGGACCTCACGCTTATCAGGCGTGCGCTCTAACCAGCTGAGCTACACCCGCGCACCGTACTGCACTGTCCTTGCGTCTGCCGGGCTTCCGGTCAGGCGGGAGTCAATCTAGCAGGGGGCGGCGGGAGTGTCAACGTGCGGGCCAGATCACCGGGGCACCGGACGGGGTAATGCTGGCGTGCAGGTCCAGGGCGTACCGGTCGGTCATGCCCGAGACATAGTCGCAGACCACACGCGGCAGGTCCGAATGGGCGGCGCGGCGCTGGAACTGCGGAGGCAACATGCTGGGGCGGTCCAGAAAAGCCCCGAACAGGGTGACGAGCACCCGGGTGGCCGCCTCCACCTGCATTTCCACGCGCCAGTGGCGGTACAGCTGGCCGCGCAGGAAGGTGCCCATCTCGCCCAGCTGTTCACGCAGGGACGGGCTGTAGGTGATCAGCTTGTCTGACCAGGCCTGAGCCTCAGCCGCGCTGTTTACCCCGCTGGCGGTGATCTGCGCGTCGCTCGCGGCCGTAAGGTCGGCAATCAGCCAGCCCAGCAGTTCGCGGTGCAGGGTGCGCCGCTGCTGCTCGTTCAGCTCGGTATCCTCCACGCCCGCACGCCGGGTCAGCTCCTGCCACAGCGGCACCCCGCGCAGCTGTCCGGGCGTGATCAGGCCGCTGCGCAGGCCGTCGTCCAGGTCGTGGGCGGTGTAGGCCAGGGCGTCGGCGGCGTCCACGAGCTGCGCTTCCAGACTGGGCCGCCCCAGCCCGGTGCGCTCATGCTTGTTCAGGCCATCCAGGGTATCAAGCGTGAGGTTCAGGCCCGGGTAGTCGGGGCGGGGATTTTCCAGCGCGGTCACGATGCGCCGGGCCTGGGCATTGTGGTTGAAGCCGCCGTGCCCGGCCATCAGGTCGTTCAGCACCCGCTCGCCCGCGTGACCGAAGGGAGGGTGGCCCAGATCGTGCGCCAGGGCCACCGTCTCGGCCAGGGTCTCGTTCAGGCCCAGACTCAGCGCCACCGAGCGGGCCACCTGCTGCACCTCCAGCGTGTGGGTCAGGCGGGTGCGGTAGTGGTCGCCGCTCGCGTTCAGGAACACCTGGGTCTTGGCTTCCAGACGGCGAAAGGGCGTGGTGTGCAGCACCCGGTCGCGGTCCTTCTGGAACGCGGTGCGCGTCGCGCTCTCGGCCTCGGGGTGTTCACGCCGCCGGTCACGGCTGGGGGTCGCGTACGGCGCGAGGAACTGCGCCTCACGGGCTTCCAGATCGGCACGGGTGAGCATGCGGTCAGTCTGGCAGACGGCCGCGCCGATGACCCCATCTGCGGCGTCCCGCCTGCTCCGCCGACCCAGTCCGGGGCACCGGAACATCCGTCCTCCCGCGCCGCTGCTCTAGATTGCCGTCATGAGCGGCGACACGCGGACCATCTACGACGGCCACATCCTGAAACTGGAACTGCTGGAGGGCAAATGGGAGGCCGTGCGCCACGCCGACGCGGTGGCGATTCTGGCCCTGAACGAGGCGGGCGAGATGCTGCTCGTGCGCCAGAACCGCCCGGTCATCGCCGCCCACACCCTGGAGGCCCCGGCGGGCCTGATTGACAGCGGAGAGACCCCCGAGGCCGCCGCCCGGCGCGAACTGCAGGAGGAGGCTGGCCTGGACGGC
This DNA window, taken from Deinococcus aerophilus, encodes the following:
- the dgt gene encoding dGTP triphosphohydrolase yields the protein MLTRADLEAREAQFLAPYATPSRDRRREHPEAESATRTAFQKDRDRVLHTTPFRRLEAKTQVFLNASGDHYRTRLTHTLEVQQVARSVALSLGLNETLAETVALAHDLGHPPFGHAGERVLNDLMAGHGGFNHNAQARRIVTALENPRPDYPGLNLTLDTLDGLNKHERTGLGRPSLEAQLVDAADALAYTAHDLDDGLRSGLITPGQLRGVPLWQELTRRAGVEDTELNEQQRRTLHRELLGWLIADLTAASDAQITASGVNSAAEAQAWSDKLITYSPSLREQLGEMGTFLRGQLYRHWRVEMQVEAATRVLVTLFGAFLDRPSMLPPQFQRRAAHSDLPRVVCDYVSGMTDRYALDLHASITPSGAPVIWPAR
- a CDS encoding NUDIX hydrolase, encoding MSGDTRTIYDGHILKLELLEGKWEAVRHADAVAILALNEAGEMLLVRQNRPVIAAHTLEAPAGLIDSGETPEAAARRELQEEAGLDGDMTLLTRFYSSPGFCDEQLYVFQATGLRESKLPHDDDEDIEVVWMAPQAVLDGLRDGRITGSASTVSAALYGVQGLGARGQ